The stretch of DNA AATGGGCGTACAACCTGCAGCATGCGCAGCAAGAAGAGTAACTAACCCTATAGGGCCCGCCCCGCTATCAATGGTCAACGCTGCACTTGAAAACGAAGATATCAAGGTGGGAGTATACTTACCAAATGGCAATAGGGTCCCCCAATCTCACACCAGCCCTGTCAAGACCGGCCAGCGCCACTGCAAGAGGCTCACACAGGGATCCTTCTTCATAAGACACGTTATCGGCGAGACGGTGGCACCAAGCAGCCGGGTGATTGTGATATCGAGTGAGTGTACCATGGTAAGgaggggtggagaagaagacgacagCAGGACCTAGACGAAAAACATAAACACCTCCAGTGGGACAAACCTCGAAAGAATACTTAGAATACTGACAAGCGTTGTAACGACCGGTACGACAAGGGTCACATGAGGCGAGACCGCATGGAACACCGGCTTCAACAGCTACCCTGTCACCGACCTGCCATTGTGCGACGCCTTCTCCAACGGCAACGATTTCGCCTGCCGATTCATGTCCTGCTCCGCACTCATCTGTGACAATCATGGTAGGTCCAATATGGCCGTGTTTCCAGAAGTGAACGTCAGAACTACATCAAACATTAAACTTCTTAAATAGTTCCGGTTTGAtatgggaggaggaaggaacaaCGTACCCGCAGATTCCTGTGGCACGGACGTGGATTGTCACTTCACCAGGACCGGGCTCGAATCGAGGCTTCTTGACCATGTGGATCTCATGAGCCGGGTTGTACGCACAGGCGATGTTGAGCTTGGGGTCGGAAAGCTCAGGAGCATCTTCACTGAGCGTTTGGAACTCGGGATGCTGAATGACCTTTGCGGGGTCGTAGTGCGCCTCGTACTTGG from Cryptococcus neoformans var. neoformans B-3501A chromosome 7, whole genome shotgun sequence encodes:
- a CDS encoding hypothetical protein (Match to EST gb|CF191794.1|CF191794; HMMPfam hit to ADH_zinc_N, Zinc-binding dehydrogenase, score: 251.9, E(): 1e-72) → MTIAATSIPTTKYEAHYDPAKVIQHPEFQTLSEDAPELSDPKLNIACAYNPAHEIHMVKKPRFEPGPGEVTIHVRATGICGSDVHFWKHGHIGPTMIVTDECGAGHESAGEIVAVGEGVAQWQVGDRVAVEAGVPCGLASCDPCRTGRYNACPAVVFFSTPPYHGTLTRYHNHPAAWCHRLADNVSYEEGSLCEPLAVALAGLDRAGVRLGDPIAICGAGPIGLVTLLAAHAAGCTPIVITDLFPSRLEFAKKLLPTVKTVQIEKTAKPEEVAKQIKGAAGMQLSLAFDCTGVESSIRSAIFSVKFGGKVFVIGVGPSEQSYPFGYCSANEIDLQFQYRYNNQYPKAIRLVAGGLVDLKPLVTHRFALKEAVKAFHVAADPSQGAIKVQIRD